A window of Serinus canaria isolate serCan28SL12 unplaced genomic scaffold, serCan2020 HiC_scaffold_244, whole genome shotgun sequence genomic DNA:
ATGGGGACCCTGTGGGGACCCAGGGACCTACAGAGACCCTATAGAGACCCTATAGAGAGCCTATAGagaccccccagcccccccccccagccccccccgTACCCCCAAATCCTCCAGCGAAGCCTCGACCAGGACGAGCTGGGGCTGGAACTGAGGGGACACAGCGGGGTCAGGGCATGGGACCCCAAAccagggaccccaaaccccacagggaccccaaacccacagggACCCCAAACCACAGACCCCAAAGcacagaccccaaaccccacagacCCAAACCCAcagaccccaaacccctcaTGGACCCAAATGCCCCAcagggaccccaaaaccccccagggaccccaaacCTGCAGGGACCCCAAAATTCCCTCAGGGACTCCAAAATCCCACAGGGACCCCAAACCCAAAGagggaccccaaaaccccccagggaccccaaaacccccccagggaccccaaacccAAAGAGGGACCTCAAAAccccccagggaccccaaaaaccccccagggaccccaaacccccccagggaccccaaacccaaagagggaccccaaaaccccccagggaccccaaaacctccctagggaccccaaacccacagggaccccaaaaccccccagggaccccaaacccacagggaccccaaaacccccccagggaccccaaacccacagggaccccaaaccccacagggaccccaaacccacagaccccaaacccacagaccccaaaccccacagggaccccaaacccccccagggaccccaaacccccccccgTGCCCCCAACCCCCCCCCGTGCCCCTCCCCCACCTGCAGGCCGATGGGCAGCAGGAGGTTGAAGGCGGCGGCGGCGAAATCGCCATCGGTGACAGCGGCCTGGGGACAGCGGGACGTATGGAGCCTATGGAGCCTATAGAGCCTATAGAGCCCTACAGAGCCTATAGAGCCCTATAGAGCCTAAGGAcctcctggggacagcgggACATATGGAGCCTATGGAGCCCTATAGACCCTATGGAGCCTTGTAGAGCCTATAGAGCCTATGGACCCCCTGGGGACAGTGGAACATATGGAGCCTATAGAGCCCTACAGAGCCTATAGAGCCCTATAGAGCCTATAGAGAGCCTATGgagcccctggggacagcaggacccTATAGAGCCTATGGAGCCTAAAGAGAGCCTATGGaccccctggggacagcaggacccTATGGAGCGTATAGAGCCCTACAGAGCCTatggagccctggggacagcgggaCCCTATGGAGCCCTATAGAACCTATAGAGCCCTATAGAGCCTATGGACCCCCTGGGGACAGCGGCACCCTATGGAGCCTATAGAGCCTATGGAGCCCTATAGAGCCTATAGAGCCCTATGGAGCCCTGCTCCCAGCGCAGCTCCACACTGAACCCCTCTGTAACCCCTATAGATCCCCTATAGATCCCCTATAGAATCCATACCTGCTCCCAGCGCAGCTCCACACTGAACCCCTCTGTAACCCCTATAGATCCCCTATAGATCCCCTATAGAATCCATACCTGCTCCCAGCGCAGCTCCACACTGAACCCCTCTGTAACCCCTATAGATCCCCTATAGATCCCCTATAGAATCCATACCTGCTCCCAGCGCAGCTCCACACTGAACCCCTCTCCAGGCCCATCCCCGGCACTCGGGGGGGGCTCCAGGCCCCGCTGGGCCCCGAAGTACAGAACACTGGGGAgagaccagtatggaccagtatggaccagtatggaccggtatggaccagtatggaccagtatggaccggTATGGACCGGTATGGACCGGTATGGACCGGTACGGACCAGTAGGGACCAGTATGGACcggtatggaccagtatggaccagtatggaccagtatggaccagtatagACCAGTACGGAGcagtacggaccagtatggaccagtacggaccagtatggaccagtacagactggtatggaccagtatggaccggTATGGACCGGTATGGACgagtatggaccagtatgggCCGGTatggaccagtacggaccagtacggaccagtatggaccggtacagaccagtatggaccagtgtggaccagtacggaccagtatggaccGGTACGGACCGGTATGGACCGGTATGGACCAGTACGGACcggtatggaccagtatggaccagtatgggccagtatggaccagtatagctcagtgctcccagtatggccccccagtgctcccagtatgGCCCCCCAGTGCTTCCAGTACCCCCAGTACCCACCTGGGGTCCTCCTGGAAGATCTGGGCCAGGCTCCGCCCGGGCCGGGGGCTCCAGTCCACGATCAGCaccctgggggtggggggggcagggctgggaccccaaatgccccaaacccaccccaaaaacaccccaaaaacccccaaaacaccccaaaataccccaaatcccccaaacccccccaaacacccccagccccccaaaaGGGACCCAGGgtcagggaggggctgggaccCCGTTACTTCAGGACACCCCATTGGTGCCCCCCCCACACCCCGTTCTTGCCCCCCCGTTGTTGCCCCTCCCCCGTTGTTGCCCCTCCCCCCTGGTTTTGCCCCTCCCCCATTGTTGGCCCTCCCTCATTGTTGCCCCTCCCTCATTGTtgcccctccccctccccccattGTTGCCCCTCCCTCATTGTTGCCCCTCCCCCTCCCGCCCGTTGTTGCCCCTCCCCCGTTTGTTGCTCCTCCCCCAACCCCCCTTGCCCATCCCCCCCATTGTTGCCCCTCCCCCCATTGTTGCCCTCCCCCCATTGTTgcccctcccccctcccctgtTATTGCCCCTCCCCCCCCGTTGTTGCCCCTCCCCCTCACCGCTGCACCCCGAGCTGTTTCTGCGCCACCCGAGCGGCCACGGCCGCGGGCtggggggggtcctgggggtcctgggggctGCGGAGACACGGCACAGACCCTGTGGGACCCTATGGATCCATAGGGAACCCTGTACATCCCTATGGATCTATAGGGAACCCCACAGACCCCTCTGGAACCCCACAGACCCTATGGATCCATAGGGAACCCTGTACATCCCTATGGATCTATAGGGAACCCCACAGACCCCTCTGGAACCCCACAGACCCTATGGATCCATAGGGAACCCTGTACATCCCTATGGATCTATACGGAACCCCACAGACCCCTATGGAACCCCACAGACCCTATGGATCCATAGGGAACCCCGCAGACCCCTCTGGAACCCCACAGACCCCTATGGATCCCCACAGATCCCTATAGATCCATAGGGAACCCCACAGACCCCGATGGATCCATAGGGACCCCTGTACATCCCTCTAGAACCCCGCAGACCCCTATGGAACCCCACAGACCTCCAGGGATCCATAGGggacccccccaaaccccccagggacaccccaaaccccccagaccccacagggaccccccaaaccccccagggacacccccaaaccccccagggACCACTCAAaccccccagggaccccccaaaccccccagggATCCCCCCAAACCTTAAAGACCCCACAGggacccccccaaaccccacagggacccccccaaaccccacagacCCCCCAGGGACCCCTCACCCCGAAATGCCCCCAGACCCTTTTACCTCCCTGATCCCACTGTGACTCCCTGGAACCCTTTATTGCCCCTGGAACCCTTTACTGCCCCCTTTATTGCCCCTGGAACCCTTTATTGCCCCCCTTTATTGCCCCCCACCCCCTGTACCCCACTGTGCCCCCATTTCcgcccccccaaacccccccgtACCCCATTTTTACCCCCTGTATCCCATTTGCCCCCCCATACCCCATTTTACTCCCCCGTACCCCAATTTACCCCCCCGTACCCCATTATTACCCCACGTACACCCTTAATTACCCCCCCGTACCCCGTTTTCCCCCCCCCCCGTACCCCGTTACTGCCCCCCGTACCCCGCTTTGCCCCCCGTACCCCGTTATTTTTGCCCACCCCCCGTACCCCATTTTAACCCCCCATACCCCGTTTTTTGCCCCCCCGTACCCCATTACCTACCCCCGCTACCCTTTATTGCCCCCGTACCCCATTATTCCCCCCCGTACCCCGTTTTTACTCTACCCCCCGTACCCGTTATACTGCCCCCGTACCCCATTTTAAACCCCCCGTACCCCGTTATTACCCCCCCTGTACCCCGCGCCTTCTCCCCCCCCCCGTACCCCGCTATCCCCCCCCCCTACCACGGTACCCCGTTTTTTCCCCCCCCGTACCCCGGTTTTTTTCCCTCCCGTACCCCGTTTTCACCCCCCGTACCCCGTTATTACCCCCCCGTACCCcgtgttttcttttttttcctccccccccGTACCCCTTTTTACCCCCCGTACCCCGTTTAAAACCCCCCCCAGTACCCCGTTTTTTACACCCCCGTACCCACGTTTTTCCCCCCCCGTACCCCGCTTCCCCCCCCCCGTACACCCCGTTATTACCCCCCCGTACCCCCGTTTTTCCCCCCCCCGTACCCCGTTTTTAACCCCCCGTACCCCGTTATTACCCCCCCGTACCCCGTTTCCCCTTCCCCCGTACCCCCCGTTTTTTCCCCCCGTACCTGATCAGGGCCACCCCGTTGCGCAGGGCCCCCCCCAGCACCGGCTCCAGCAGCGCCAGCGCCGCCCCCACGGCCCCGCGGGGCCCCGAGCCCCCCTGCGACACCCCAAAATTAGGGGGGGGCCCCGAGCCCCCCTGCGACACCCCAAAATCAGGGGGGGGGCCCGAAATCGGGGGGGGCACCCCAAAGTCAGGGGGGGCACCCCAAAATCGGGGGGACCCCGAGCTcccctgggacaccccaaagTCAAGGGGGGGCACCCCGAAATCGGGGGGGGGGCACCGAGCCCCCCGGGACACCCCGAAATCAGGAGGGCACCCCGAAATCATGGGGGGCCTGGACCCCCCCGCAGACCACCCCGAAATCATGGGGGGGCCCCAATGGAGGaggggaccccaaaaccccagaggGGAACACAGGGGATTGGGGGGGACCCCAAAACACCCTTGGGAAAGGACCCAGAGTCagggggaccccaaaacccccagtgAGACCCCAAACCCTCCCGGGGGTCTCGGGGATTTGGGGACCCCCCATGaacccaaacccccctggggGGTCTCAGGGGATTTggggaccccaaaccctcccgGGGGTCTCAGGGATTTggggaccccaaaccctcccgGGGGTCTCGGGGATTTGGGGACCCCAGACCCTCCCGGGGGTCTCAGGGATTtggggaccccaaaccctgccgGGGGTCTCGGGGATTTGGGGACCCCAGACGCTCCCGGGGGTCTCGGGGATTTGGGGACCCCAGACCCTCCCGGGGGTCTCAGGGATTtggggaccccaaaccctgccgGGGGTCTCGGGGATTTGGGGACCCCAGACGCTCCCGGGGGTCTCGGGGATTTGGGGACCCCGATTTCGGGGGGCGCTCACCGGGCTGGGGCTCTCGGGGGGCTCCAGCTTCGCCACGAACGAGGGGctgggggaccccaaaaccaccctgaggggctgccctggggtccccagagctcccccaAATCCTGGGGGACCCCTGGTCCTCCCGCACCTCCCCCCAGggcccccccaaaccccacagggaCCCCTCAAACTCCACAGGGacccccccaaatcccataGGGCCCCCCAAACAATCAGggccccccaaaccccacagagacccccaaaccccacagggcCCCCCCAAACCACTCAGggccccccaaaccccacagggaCGCCCCCAAACCTCACAGGGCCCCCAAACCCACAGagccccccaaaacccacaaagccaccccaaaccccacagggcCCCCCAAACTCCACAGACGACCCCCCCCAAACTCCACggggacccccaaaccccacagggcCCCCCAAACTCCACAGGGACCCCGTCaaaccccacagagcccccccaaaccccacagggcccccccaaaccccacagagaccccccaaaccccacagggacccccccccaaaaccacTCAGGGCCCCCCAAACCACACAGGaaccccccccaaaccccacagggaTGCCCCTAAACCTCACAGGGTCCCACCAAACCTCACAGAGCCCCACCAAACCCCACAGAgacccccccccaaaccccacagggaccccccaaatcccccccaaaccccacaagGACCCCGTCAAACCCCATAGGGACCCCCCCAAACCTCACAGGGCCCCCCAAACCCACACAGgcccccccccaaaccctccccaaaacccacaGGGACCCCCCCAAACCTCACAGGgacccccccaaaaccccccaggCACCCCCTAAACTCCACACGGACCCCCCCGCCCCAAAACCTCACAGggaccccccaaaccccacagagaCCCCCCCCTAAACCTACAGAAACCCTCCCCCAAACTCcacagggacccctccccaaatcccccccaaacccctcagggcccccccaaatccccccaaaccccccagccccacctgtgcaccagcagcagctcctcgtCGCTGGCCGGGCGacactggggggggggggggggcacagggggggtCAAGGGGGGTCCCCAAAATCCCGGGGGGGTCCCCGAAATCTGCAGGGACCCCAAAACGGGGAGGGGACCCCGAGTTTGGGGCTGACCTGGACGGGGACGCAGCGCTGGAACAGCTCCTGGAGGGCCGGGGGACCCCCGGGGGGGCTGCGGGACCCCAAAGGTCAGGGGGG
This region includes:
- the LOC127061204 gene encoding histone deacetylase 6-like, translating into MLGGVYRVGVASVGVADGGSAQGRAGRRLPQQGALFQARRRGRARGRRAGLEAELQQLDLGVEGAVPTGTGLVSDGGHGAGHGDGRPPGGPPALQELFQRCVPVQCRPASDEELLLVHSPSFVAKLEPPESPSPGGSGPRGAVGAALALLEPVLGGALRNGVALISPQDPQDPPQPAAVAARVAQKQLGVQRVLIVDWSPRPGRSLAQIFQEDPSVLYFGAQRGLEPPPSAGDGPGEGFSVELRWEQAAVTDGDFAAAAFNLLLPIGLQFQPQLVLVEASLEDLGVRGGLGGGAGGSL